A stretch of DNA from Brevibacillus ruminantium:
AATTCAGATTATTCAGTTACATCGGCGCAGGAAGCCGCACTTGCCGGGCTGCCAGCGTCTTGACGCTTGTCTCGATTTGGGGTAGGCGTCTCAGGGTGAGTAGTCTTTCGATTTTGATTTTTCAAAATGAAAGTGTTTACACTCGGGAATGGTCTGTATTATAATGCCATTAAGAAAACGCTTAACCAAACATACGAGACAGCTTCACCGGCCAGAAAGCGCTGAAAAACGGAGATGTTCGCCTGTTTTAACACGCTGAAATCTATGTTCTATCCATTTTTTTATGAGAAATGGTTAAGCGCTTATTCAAACTACGAAAGGTTGAGAAGGAGGGAGCATGGTCGGTCGAGGTTTTCCAAAGACGTATGTCGGCTATAGCAAAAAAGAATGAGCACACGGGGGGTTCCTATGAAAAAGAGAATTGCGATTCCATTGATTTTGATGATGATGTTCTCCGTTCTGGCAGGCTGCGCTGGGCAAGCAAACAATAGCACGGGAGCGACGGCCGGAAATCAGCAAGGGTCTTCTGACGGCAAGCCAAAAGTCACCGTTGTCTTGATGGAGCTGAGCGCGCAGTATTTTAAATTCATGGAAGCGGGAGCAAAAGCCGCTTTTCAAGAGTTCGGCGTAGATGGAAAGGTGATCGCTCCTTCCAATCAATCGCAAGTCATAGAGCAGGTAAACATGATCGAAACGGCGCTGAATGAAAAGCCGGATGCGCTGGTTTTGATGCCTTCTCAGCCGGAATCCGCTCTCCCGGTATTGAGGAAGTATAAACAGAAAGGCATCCCCGTTCTGTTGATCGACACAGACGTGCCGAACTGGAAGGATAAAACCTCTTATATCGGTACCAATAACGATGAGGCAGGCTATACAGCCGCACAGCTTGTCGCCAAGCAGCTTAACAAAGGGGACAAAGTCGCTATTCTCGAAGGAATCGCCGGGACCTATGCTAGCGAGACGCGGATTGCCGGAGCGAAAAGAGGGCTGACGGAAGCCGGGCTGGAAATCGCGGTTTCGCAGTCGGCTGACTGGGACCGGGTAAAAGCTACCTCCGTAATGGAGAACATTTTGCAAGCGCACCCAGATGTCAAAGCGGTCGTTGCCGCCAATGACGAGATGGCGCTGGGAGCCGTGCGCGCCACAGAAGCAAAAGGCTTGAAAATCCCTGTCGTCGGTGTCGACGGAATCATTGAGGCGGTTGAATCCGTGAACAAAGGCATCCTGTTCGGCTCGGTTGCGCAGAAGCCGTATGACATGGGCTACCTTGGCGTGAAAAATGCATTGGCGGCGATTAAAGGCGAGCCGGTGGAACAGCGCATTGACAGCGGACTCGATACGATCACCAAAGAAAATGCGGAAGCAAAGCTGAAGGATCTGAAAGCAAAGCTGGGGCAATAAAAAAGCACATGGAATAAGCGACGGGAGGAGGGGACTGCCCCCCGTCTGTAGGACAGGGATCAAAACACCTTAGCCAATTAAGCAGCCAGTTGCCGAAATTGAATCGGTGACTGGTTGTTTAGTTTCGTTTGAATGCGAATTGAGTTATAGTAATGAATGTAGTCTTGAACAATCTGTGCAACGATGGCCGTCGTTGTACAGGTAAAGTCTTCAAGATAGAACGTTTCAGACTTTAGCGTGGAATGAAACGATTCTATGGGGGCATTATCAGCAGGTGTACCCTTACGGGACATGCTCATGGTAATGCCCTTTTCCTTTACAGCCTGTTGAAATGCCTTGGATGTATAAACGGAACCTTGGTCACTATGTAACATGCAACTCGTTACTGTGGGCAACTGATACAACGTATCTAAAACCAAACCGGTATCTTGTGTGTCTCCAATACTGTAGGCGATAATCTCGCCGTTGTACAAGTCCATGATGCTAGATAAATACAGCATTTTGCTGCCGAAAGGCAGGTAAGTAATATCCGTAACTAGTTTTTGCAATGGTTGTTCCGCATGAAAATCACGTTTTAGAAGATGATCAGCTACTTGGAATGGTTGTCCGATTCCCTTTCGCTTTTTCACTTTCACTCGACATTGCAAGCCTTCTTCTCTCATGATCCGTTGCACTCGTTTATGATTCACTTGCATCTCTCGGCGTAAAAGTGCTGTGATTTTTCGGTATCCATAGCGAAATTTATGTGCTAAGCACAGCTCACGAATACGTGTGACGAGTGGTTTTGAAACCGGTTGTGTATTCCTTTGATTTTTCCACCGATAGTAGGTGGAACGAGCAACGCCCAGCCATAGGCACGCTTGTTGTACAGAGACCTCTCCCTTTATGGAATCCATCCACTGGACTACTGCTTCTGGTGACACCTCCTTTCCCACTCCTTGTACTTTTTTAAGACATCCAATTGTTGTTTTAAGAAGCGATTTTCCTGCTTCAATCTTTCAACTTCAGATGTAACCTCTGGCCCTTTTCCATATGTGTACTGCTTACCTACTGGTTGTTCAAAGCGGTGAATTTCCCCGTTTCTATACCAACGTAACCATGTATCCACCTGCGTTTTGTTCTTGATACAAAGATGTTCCATTACTTCACTCACTGATACGCCCGCCATCCTCATTTCAACAGCCTTTAGCTTAATTTCCGCGGGATAGCTTACTCTCGTTGCCACAGAAAAACACCTCCAAGTTGTCCCCATATCTTACGACATGGTCGCATTCTCTTGAAGGTGTTTTAATTTGTCTTACGTTATGGGGTCAGTCCCGAGGAAGGTCACACTTCCTCTTTCTGCTTATTCACCATCCTTTCCACGACAAGGTGAAGCAGCGTGCAAAGTTCAATCGGAAAAAGAAAATGAAATTAATAAATTGCCTGATGACTAGGAAAAAAAGATGCTTTGGCTGATTTACAGAACCTTCAAGAAGCGATGAAAAAAGTAACTGGGAAAGAGTGAAAGGGATATATCTGCCATGATAAGGTATTAGAGGTTATTTTTAGAAGCAAATGACCAATTGCTACCTTTACTTGCAATTATAACGTTCATTGTTACTCTCGTAAGGTTCAAGGGATCAGCAGCCACAGCTTTGCAGGTAGTAGTTGCCGAAAAATTAAATGAAGCCGATTGAATTAACAGAATAATCAGTGAACTAAAAAGTACGTAAAAAAATCTCCCTTATGGAGACTGTTTCATTTATTTTTATATTTCCCGGCATCGGAACTACGGGTATTTCACCTGTAGTCCAATGGGTAAGCTTACATGATCTTAAGCAGTACTAGACAGAATGAGAGAAAGGCCAATAGTTGTATCGTTCTGCACATAGTATCACCTCCTTTAATTCTTATAGAGGCCACTTAATAATATCACATAAAAATGGCTCCAGCAATAATCAAAGAAGAAAATCAACTAATTACATTTTTGGGATTTAATTACTTAGGAAACTATTACCATTCTCGTGATGGTGTGATATCATAAAAAAACTTGAAAGGAATTTTTTAGGGGGATATTAATGAGCA
This window harbors:
- a CDS encoding sugar ABC transporter substrate-binding protein; this translates as MKKRIAIPLILMMMFSVLAGCAGQANNSTGATAGNQQGSSDGKPKVTVVLMELSAQYFKFMEAGAKAAFQEFGVDGKVIAPSNQSQVIEQVNMIETALNEKPDALVLMPSQPESALPVLRKYKQKGIPVLLIDTDVPNWKDKTSYIGTNNDEAGYTAAQLVAKQLNKGDKVAILEGIAGTYASETRIAGAKRGLTEAGLEIAVSQSADWDRVKATSVMENILQAHPDVKAVVAANDEMALGAVRATEAKGLKIPVVGVDGIIEAVESVNKGILFGSVAQKPYDMGYLGVKNALAAIKGEPVEQRIDSGLDTITKENAEAKLKDLKAKLGQ
- a CDS encoding IS3 family transposase (programmed frameshift) — translated: MATRVSYPAEIKLKAVEMRMAGVSVSEVMEHLCIKNKTQVDTWLRWYRNGEIHRFEQPVGKQYTYGKGPEVTSEVERLKQENRFLKQQLDGLKKVQGVGKEVSPEAVVQWMDSIKGEVSVQQACLWLGVARSTYYRWKNQRNTQPVSKPLVTRIRELCLAHKFRYGYRKITALLRREMQVNHKRVQRIMREEGLQCRVKVKKRKGIGQPFQVADHLLKRDFHAEQPLQKLVTDITYLPFGSKMLYLSSIMDLYNGEIIAYSIGDTQDTGLVLDTLYQLPTVTSCMLHSDQGSVYTSKAFQQAVKEKGITMSMSRKGTPADNAPIESFHSTLKSETFYLEDFTCTTTAIVAQIVQDYIHYYNSIRIQTKLNNQSPIQFRQLAA